One genomic segment of Ictalurus punctatus breed USDA103 chromosome 12, Coco_2.0, whole genome shotgun sequence includes these proteins:
- the LOC108272419 gene encoding uncharacterized protein LOC108272419, whose amino-acid sequence MAQNYSSEVVLKNTAEAVIIPLKNGISSLNGVYEALIKADVDPITGQCSNYNYIRQQIVQAHQHLQRSEQVANSGLKSLDESLERFTEDEGKLECDINDTEKTLDNLRTKQAFNQKLLRECQGSLELARTKLNSTKQILQEQESRKHNAEIVTGVGAGLMVIPFIGWIAGSAMMIGGAVEMDQAENAVSEAEEEERRSYNEVKNYEHKVSDYESKISHTSHDISQKNDKLKMAREGIQEVKKQIQAVADFQSKARRAVQFLGVLSGRASVAEHQTRRFILQEPVMKVMEDVMNAMKEITGNEFLYNKDMMRLIDQMKENNLRLAAICASEKNAVDDY is encoded by the exons ATGGCCCAGAACTATTCATCCGA AGTTGTGCTGAAGAACACAGCTGAGGCTGTTATCATTCCACTGAAAAATGGCATCTCCTCCCTGAATGGAGTCTACGAGGCCCTGATTAAGGCAGATGTAGATCCTATTACTGGGCAATGCTCCAACTACAACTACATCAGACAGCAGATAGTGCAGGCTCATCAACACCTGCAGAGGTCAGAACAGGTGGCCAATTCGGGGTTAAAGAGTCTGGATGAAAGCTTAGAGAGATTTACAGAAGATGAGGGAAAACTGGAATGTGATATAAATGATACAGAAAAAACTTTAGACAACTTAAGAACAAAGCAGGCATTTAATCAAAAATTACTCAGAGAATGCCAGGGATCTCTGGAGCTGGCCAGGACAAAGCTGAATTCAACAAAACAGATACTTcaggaacaggaaagcagaaaaCACAATGCTGAAATAGTCACAGGTGTTGGCGCGGGGCTGATGGTTATACCATTCATTGGATGGATTGCAG GTTCTGCCATGATGATTGGTGGTGCAGTTGAAATGGATCAAGCAGAAAATGCTGTCAGCGAGGctgaagaagaggagagaaggtCTTACAATGAAGTGAAAAATTACGAACATAAAGTATCGGACTATGAGTCCAAGATTTCCCATACCAGTCATGACATCAGTCAGAAAAATGATAAGCTGAAGATGGCACGTGAAGGAATCCAGGAAGTGAAGAAGCAGATACAGGCTGTTGCTGATTTCCAGAGCAAAGCGAGAAGGGCCGTCCAGTTCCTGGGTGTTCTGAGTGGGAGGGCCAGCGTAGCTGAACATCAGACTCGCAGATTCATCCTCCAGGAGCctgtgatgaaggtgatggaggATGTTATGAACGCAATGAAGGAGATCACAGGGAATGAGTTCCTGTACAACAAAGACATGATGAGACTCATCGATCAAATGAAGGAGAACAACCTACGCCTGGCAGCCATCTGTGCCTCAGAGAAAAATGCTGTGGACGACTACTGA